TCGTAGCCGCTGCCGGGCTGCCAGTAGAAGCGGGCCTCGGCCTTGTAGTCGTGGCCCGGGGTCGGGTTGTTGAGGGTGTAGGTGTAGGAGTACTGACCGGAGCGGCAGGGGAACGAGGTGGAGAGCGCCTGGCCGCCGGTGGTGTAGTCCCAGATGATGATCTGCTCGGTACAGTTGTTGCTGGCGAAGTTGGTGGTCACCTGCGCCGACACCTGGCCGCCGCCGGCGCTGATGCAGGTCTGCTTCCAGCCCGGGCCGCCGCAGCCGCCGCCGCTCGATGCCGAAGCCGCCCCGGCGCCGGTCAGTGCGATCCCGCCGGCGAGCGCGGTGGTGGCCAGGCCGAGGACGGCCCGGCGGATTCCGTTGACGGACATGTGTATTCCCATCCCTGCTGGCCCGGTCCGGTTGACCGGGCCACGACATAAGGCTCGGTCACGGCGATGGACATTCGATGAGCACGCCGAGCAGCCGCTCGGTCTCGGCCGCGTCGGCGTCGAGGCCCAGCCGCCGGAAGTGCTCGTGCGCCTGTCCGAGGCAGGCCCCGGCCCGGCTGCGGTGGCCCAGGTCGGCGAGGGCCTGGCCGAGAGTGCGCAGCACGGTGCCTTCCAGCATTCCGCCGACGCAGCGGGCCTGCGGAAGTGCCTCCTCGGCGGCCCGGACGGCGGCCGTCGGCCGCCCGGCCGTGAGGTGGATCCGGGCGATCAGGCCGCCGGTCGCGGCCTGGAAGGCGGGCATGCCGAAGGAACGGAACCGGGCCAGGGCGCTCTCCGCCCGTTCCAGGGCCCGCGCGAGGTCGCCGCAGAGGTGGAGGATCCGGGCCAGGTAGTAGCTTCCGACGGACGAGGAGATGGACACCTCACCACCGGTCAGCTCGGCACACCGCTCGCCGGCCGCGCGGGCCCGGGTGAGGTGGCCGCACCTGGCGTGGTTGTAGCCGAGCTCACCGAGTGCGAGGCCCTCGGCGGTCTCGTCGTCGAGCTGGTGGAACAGCGACGACGCCCCTTCGAGCGGACCGATCGCCGCCTCGAAGTCGCTCAGCGCCCGCGCGTTCGCCCCCAGCAGCTGGAGGACGTTGGCGCGCAGCCGGCGCAGCGCCGCCCCCACGCACAGGGGCAGGCAGCGGCGGAGCTCCTCGCCCGCCGCCGCGTAGGAGCCGGCGTGCCAGAGCATGCTGCCGCGGACCGAGCGGGCGAGCGCCTCGGCGTCCCGTTCGCCGCGGGCCGGCGCCGCTTCGGCGACCCGGGCCGCCAGGTCGCCGACCGTGGTCACGTAGTCGCGCCCGAACAGGATCGAGCCCATCTTGTCCGTCAGGTCGGCGGCCTGGGCGAGCGGCAGGGCCGGGTCCTGGCAGGCCCGGCGGATCACGGTCCGGTGGAGTTCGGTCTGGTCGCGCAGCCAGGCGGTGGCGTCCTCCACCGTGTCGAAGGTCCTGCCGGGCGCGGCGGTCTCCGCCGTGATCAGGCTGCGGCGGGCGTGCTCGACGCGGTGCGCGGTCGCCTCGGCGTTGCGGGCGGTGGCGAGGCAGAAGGCGAGCAGCCGGGCGTACGCGGCCGAGACCTCGGCCGGGGTCTCCTCGCCGGCGCCGCGCCGACGGGCGAAGACCCGCAGCAGGCCGTGCAGCCGGTACCGGTCGGCGGCCGGCGAGTTCAGCAGGTTCAGGTCGGCCAGGGTCTCCAGGAGCTCGCGGGTGCGCTCCGGGGCGCGGTCGAGCAGTGCCGCGGCCGGCCCCAGGCCGAGCACGGCCGTGTCCGGGAGGGCGAGCAGTCGCAGGGCACGAGCCTGTTCGCCGTCGAGCCGGGCGTAGGACAGGGCCAGGACGGGCTCCACCGCCGCATGGTGGTAGGCGAGTTCGGCGAGTCGGGTCTGCTCGTCGGCCAGGGCGCGGGCCAGGCCGGCCAGGGACTGCGCAGGGTCGGCGGCCAGCCGGGAGCCGGCCACCCGTACGGCCAACGGCAGCAGGCCGCAGGCCGTGACGATCGCGGTGGCGGCCTCGGGCTCGGCCTCGGTCCGGGCGCGGCCGGCGGCGATGGCGAGCAGGTCCAGCGCCTCGGCCGGCCGCATCGCGTCGAGGTGGAGGTGGTGGGCGCCCGGGAGGCCGGTCAGCCAGACGCGGCTGGTGACCAGGACGGCGCAGGTCCGGGCGCCGGGCAGCAGCGGGGCGATCTGCTCGGCGGAGGCCGCGTCGTCGAGCAGCACCAGCAGGCGGCGGCCGGCCACGGTGGTGCGGTAGAGCGCGGCGCGCTCGGCCGGGTCCGCCGGGATCTCCCGGTCCGCGACGCCGAGGGAGGCCAGCAGCAGGCCGAGTGCCTCGACCGGGTCGAGCGGGTCGGCCCGGGTGCCGCGCAGGTCCAGGTGCAGTCGGCCGTCGGGAAACCACGCGCGCAGGGCGTGGGCGACGTGCACGGCCAGACCGGTCTTTCCGGAACCGCCGATTCCGTTGATCGCCGAGATGACCACGGCGCCCGGGTGGGGCCGGGTGAGCACGGTGGCCAGCTCTGCGACGGCGCTCTGCCGGCCGGTGAAGTCAGCCAGGGGAGTGGGAAGTTGCTCCGGCACCGGCGTGCCGCCGGGGTCCGCCCCCCGGTCCGGAACCGGCCGGCCGTGAGCAGCGGCCGACCGGCCCACGGGGCGGGTCGCCGTGCCGAGGGCGGGGTCGGCGCGCCGAATCCGCGTGTGCAGCGTGTCGAGCTCCGGGCAGTCCAGCCCCTCGGCGCGGTAGTCGCGCCGGGCATCGGCGTACACGGCCAGCGCCTCGGCCGGGCGGTCCGCCAGGTGGTACTCCAGCATCAGCAGGGCGCGGAACCGCTCGCGGAACGGGTGGGCGAACACGGCCTGGTCGAGTTCGACCAGGCAGGACGGGTTGTCCCCCAGATCGACGTCGAGGGCGAGCTTCGCCTCCAGTGCCGCCACCCGGCGTTCGGCCAGGTGGCGGCGCAGCTCGACGGCATGGGCACCGGGCAGTCCGGCCAGCGGCTCGCCCTCGTGCAGGGCCAGCGCCGAGGTCAACAGGTCGCGGGCCCGAGGCCGGTCGGCGGCGGGGTCCTCCGCCTGCGCGACGAGGCGGTCGAAGACGACGGAGTCCAGCGACTCGGCGGGGACGTCGAGGCGGTAGCCGCCGTCGACGGTGACCAGGAGGTGTTCGGCGCGGTGGTCGCGCAGCGCGCGACGCAGCCGGTAGGCGTGAGTGGCCAGGACGGACCTGGGTCGGCTCGGCGGGTTGTCCTCGTCGAAGACGCCCTCGGCGAGGCGGGCGGCGGTCAGCGGCCGGCCCGGGTGGGCGAGCAGCATGGCGAGAAAGGCCTGCTGCTGGCTGCGGCCCAGGTCGAGGTGGTGGTCGCCGACCCGGGCGGTGAGCGGGCCGAGCAGGTGGAAGCGCAGCTCCGGTGTGCTGGCGGGTGTGCGTTCGGTGGCGGGTACGGGCTCGGTGGCGATGACGGCTCTCCCGGCGGCTCGTCGGGCCCCGGGGGGACGGCGCGCCGGGGCCGGTGGATGGCGGTGTCGCGTGGGGGATTCGCAGCGGGCTGGGGGCGGTGACGGCGCCGGGCGCAGGGGCTGGGGCTGGGCGCCGGGCGCTGGGGGCTGGGGCGGAGCGCGCGGGGCTCAGCGGTTCTCCGGCGCCGGCCGGACGACATGGGGGCTCTCGGTCGAGCCCGGGCCGGCGATCCCGGCGTGGAGCCGGCCGGCGGCGCGCCCGACCGCCCTGGTGCCGCGGCCGGCCGCGCCTGCCGCCCGGGTCGCGTACCGGGCGGACCGGTGGTCATCCGGAGCGTGGCGGGCGGGCAGGTGACCGTCGCCCTGCCTGATCAGGCGCGCCTCGCCGTGCTCGGCGGCGGTGCAGGCCGGTGCGCGGTTGATACAAATGACGGTCCCACTCATCAGTTCGTCCTCTTCCCATCGCGGCGATTCCGGGCGGCTTGCCCGATCGGATGGCGATCGCGGCCGCTGACGGGATTTTGTGCCGGGCCGCTTGACGGGGGATGAACGCCGGCGTTTATTCGCAGACGGATGTTATGTACGTGCGTGCGCAAGGAGGGCGGAAACCGGCCAGGCGGGACGGCCCACCAAGCGGCTGGCGGCCAGCCGCAGGGCGCGGGGCTGATGGTCGCACGCGGCGACCAGGGCCCGCGCCGCGTCCGGCTCCCGGGCGAGGCGCCCGGTGCCGAGGGTACGGGACAGCAGCTCCATCCCTTCGTCGGGCGTCATCCGGCCGACGGTGACGGTGTGTCCTCCGGGCAGCGGTCGGCCGGCGGTGACGAGCGCCGCGCTGCCGGGCTCGGCCGGCAGGAGCGGGCGGACCTGCTCGGCATCGACGGCGCCGTCGAGCAGCACCAGGACACGCCGTCCGGCGAGCAGCCGGAGGTAGAGCGCGCGCAGGTCGCCGAGGCCCGGCGGGACGGCGTGCTTCTCGACGCCCAGGGCCCGCACGAAGGCGGCCAGCACGGCGGCCGGATCCGCGCCGGGGGCCTTCCCGCCCAGGTCGGCGTGGAGCTGGCCGTCGGGATGGCCGGGGGCGAGCAGGTGCGCGGCGTGGACGGCGAGCGCGCTCTTGCCGTAGCCGGGCGGCCCGGTGACGGTGACCCACCGTGGTCCCGGCGCGGCCAGGGCGGCGTCGAGCTCCGCCAGCAAGGCCGCTCGGCCGGTGAAGTCGGCAATGTCGGGCGGTAGTTGGAACGGCCGGCGAACCGGCCGGGGAGTGGTCCGGTAGGCCCAGGGCGTCCAGCCCGCCAGGTTCGTGGCCCGGCCTCCGAGGCGTGCCGCCAGAGCCGCCGCCTCGCCGCCGGGGGCGGAGCCGGCGAGCAGGGCGAGGGCCTGCTCGGTGTGGCCGGCCCGGGCCAGCACGAGCGCGTGGGGGACGACGGTGGCCTGCTCCGGGGCGGGTTCCGCCGTGAGCGGCCGCCCGAGTTCGACGTCGAGTTCGAGCCGGGCCAGCCGGGCCTCCTCGCGGCGCCCGGCCAGCATCCGGCGGTCGTGCTCGGCGAACGGGCCCGGCACGCCGTCCAGGGCCACCGGCGCGGACCAGCGGCCGAGCGCCGCCGTGAGCAGGGCGTGGGCCCGCTCGGGCTGCCGGTTACGACGGGCGGCGGTGGCGGCGGCGAGCTCGGCGAGGAACACCGTGCGGTCGATGCCGGCCGGGTCCGCCTCCAGCCGATACGCCTTGCCGACGTGCCGCAGGACGTCGCCGCCCTCGACGGAACCGCCCTCGACGGCAAGGGCGTTGCGCAGCCGGTACAT
The sequence above is a segment of the Kitasatospora sp. NBC_00240 genome. Coding sequences within it:
- a CDS encoding BTAD domain-containing putative transcriptional regulator: MRPAPSPPPARCESPTRHRHPPAPARRPPGARRAAGRAVIATEPVPATERTPASTPELRFHLLGPLTARVGDHHLDLGRSQQQAFLAMLLAHPGRPLTAARLAEGVFDEDNPPSRPRSVLATHAYRLRRALRDHRAEHLLVTVDGGYRLDVPAESLDSVVFDRLVAQAEDPAADRPRARDLLTSALALHEGEPLAGLPGAHAVELRRHLAERRVAALEAKLALDVDLGDNPSCLVELDQAVFAHPFRERFRALLMLEYHLADRPAEALAVYADARRDYRAEGLDCPELDTLHTRIRRADPALGTATRPVGRSAAAHGRPVPDRGADPGGTPVPEQLPTPLADFTGRQSAVAELATVLTRPHPGAVVISAINGIGGSGKTGLAVHVAHALRAWFPDGRLHLDLRGTRADPLDPVEALGLLLASLGVADREIPADPAERAALYRTTVAGRRLLVLLDDAASAEQIAPLLPGARTCAVLVTSRVWLTGLPGAHHLHLDAMRPAEALDLLAIAAGRARTEAEPEAATAIVTACGLLPLAVRVAGSRLAADPAQSLAGLARALADEQTRLAELAYHHAAVEPVLALSYARLDGEQARALRLLALPDTAVLGLGPAAALLDRAPERTRELLETLADLNLLNSPAADRYRLHGLLRVFARRRGAGEETPAEVSAAYARLLAFCLATARNAEATAHRVEHARRSLITAETAAPGRTFDTVEDATAWLRDQTELHRTVIRRACQDPALPLAQAADLTDKMGSILFGRDYVTTVGDLAARVAEAAPARGERDAEALARSVRGSMLWHAGSYAAAGEELRRCLPLCVGAALRRLRANVLQLLGANARALSDFEAAIGPLEGASSLFHQLDDETAEGLALGELGYNHARCGHLTRARAAGERCAELTGGEVSISSSVGSYYLARILHLCGDLARALERAESALARFRSFGMPAFQAATGGLIARIHLTAGRPTAAVRAAEEALPQARCVGGMLEGTVLRTLGQALADLGHRSRAGACLGQAHEHFRRLGLDADAAETERLLGVLIECPSP
- a CDS encoding BTAD domain-containing putative transcriptional regulator; the protein is MLGALRARRGDRELRLNRARDRAVLAVLLANAGRPVSVAEIIDGAWGEEVDEAPDRARGLPATMYRLRNALAVEGGSVEGGDVLRHVGKAYRLEADPAGIDRTVFLAELAAATAARRNRQPERAHALLTAALGRWSAPVALDGVPGPFAEHDRRMLAGRREEARLARLELDVELGRPLTAEPAPEQATVVPHALVLARAGHTEQALALLAGSAPGGEAAALAARLGGRATNLAGWTPWAYRTTPRPVRRPFQLPPDIADFTGRAALLAELDAALAAPGPRWVTVTGPPGYGKSALAVHAAHLLAPGHPDGQLHADLGGKAPGADPAAVLAAFVRALGVEKHAVPPGLGDLRALYLRLLAGRRVLVLLDGAVDAEQVRPLLPAEPGSAALVTAGRPLPGGHTVTVGRMTPDEGMELLSRTLGTGRLAREPDAARALVAACDHQPRALRLAASRLVGRPAWPVSALLAHART